The genomic window CGGTAGGCAAAGCGGCTGCCGCCCATCGCCAGCACCAGCAGCAGGGGGTGCAGCAGCAGCACCGAGCGCGGCACTTCGGGCAGCGCCAGCATGAACACGGCAGCGGCTACCGTCATCGACGAGAAGGCGACCGCCACGATGATCCGCCGCAAGTCCATCAGGCTCGCGTAGCGCCAGATGCCGCGATAGAGCCCGAGCAGCCAGAACACCGGGGCGTGCACGCCGAGCACAAGCACGAGCGAGCGCAGGGCCGCCGCCAGGTAGCTCTCGGGAAGCTCAAGATTGAAGCGCAGCCAGTAGGCGAGCAGCCAGCACACGACCACCGCGAAGAGGTCATGAACGAGCACCAGCGTCCGTTTTACCACGAGGAGGGGAAGCATCGACTTTAGCGAGCTCCGGAGGAGCCCCGGTTGATCAGCCGACTATTGTACTTTAGTCGGCCGGCATGGCTCAGTGCGAAACGCCGTCGCGCCGCAGCACCTTGATCGCTGTCTGCCAGATGATGCAGAGGTCGAACCAGAAGCCTCGCCGGCGCAAGTATTCGGCATCGAGTGCCACCTTCTCCGGAATCGGGAGTTCATCGCGGCCATTGATCTGCGCCCAGCCGGTGAGTCCCGGCATAATCTCGTGCACGCCGGCCCGTGTGCGTAACTCGATCAGGTCATGCTGATTGAACAAGGCCGGCCGCGGCCCGACGAAGCTCATGTCGCCGGTCAGGATGCACCACAGCTGTGGCAACTCGTCGAGACTGGTCCTGCGCAGGAAGGAGCCGATCGGCGTCAGGTAGGCCCTCGCGTCCGCCAGCAGGTGCGTCGCGACTTCCGGCGTATCGATGCGCATACTGCGGAACTTCGGCATGCGGAAGATGCGGTTGTGCCGTCCGACGCGATCCGACCAGTAGAGTGCCGGACCGGGGGACGAAAGCCGGACCAGCAGCGCAAGGACCGCCATAGGAATAGCCAGCACAAAGGCCAGCATCACGGCAAAAACGAGATCGAAAACCTTCTTCATCGGTTTCAGGACAGGATGCTGCGGACGACGCCAATGATGCGGTCGAGCTGCTGGGGCGTCATGTTCGACCCCGAAGGGAAACAGAGGCCGTTCTCAAAAAGGAGATCCGACACTGATTCGTCACCGGCGGTGAAATAGCGTCGTCCGGCGAAGACCGGTTGCCGGTGCATGGGTTTCCAAACGGGCCGCGCCTCGATGAACTCGCCGGCCAGCCTCCGGATCAGTTCGGTGCTGCCCACGCGCGACGACGTCGCGATGGTGGCAACGGTCAGCCAGCAATTGGAATAGCTCCAGTCCGGCTGCGGCATCCATTCGATCACCGGAAGATCCGACAGCTCGCTGCGATAGGTCTCGAACACCGCACGCCGCGCCCGCACGCGATCGTTCAGCACCATCAGCTGACCGCGGCCGACGCCTGCAAGGATGTTGCTCATCCGGTAGTTGTAGCCGACCTCGCTGTGCTGGTAATGCGGTGCCGGATCGCGCGCCTGGGTGGACAGGAAGCGTGCCCGTTCGATCAGCGCGCCGTCGTTGGACACCAGCATGCCGCCGCCCGACGTGGTGATGATCTTGTTGCCATTGAACGAATAGACGCCCAGCGCGCCGAACGTGCCGCTTTGCCTTCCCTTGTACATCGCGCCGAGCGACTCGGCCGCGTCCTCGAGCATCGGCGTGCCGAAGCGATTGCAGATCTCGAGGATCGGATCCATGTCGGCGCTCTGTCCGTAGAGGTTGACCACGACCACCGCTTTGGGCTTCCAGCCCTCCGAACGCGCCGCCTCGAAGGCGCGTTCCAGGGCGAGGGGCGACATGTTCCAGGTTTTGCGTTCGGAATCGATGAAGACCGGTTCCGCGCCTTGGTACACGATCGGATTTGCGCTGGCGGCGAAAGTCAGCGTGGAGCAGAACACGCGGTCGCCGGGACCGACCCCCAGCAGACGAAGCCCCAGGTGAATCGCGGCCGTGCCCGACGACACAGCGGCCGCGTGCTTGATGCCGACGAGGCTGGCCAGTTCGCGCTCGAACGCATCCACGTTGGGGCCCAGCGGCGCGATCCAGTTCGTCTGGAACGCCTCCTCGACGTACTCGCGCTCGGCGCTCCCCATGTGGGGCGTCGAGAGGAGAATCTGCTGGTCGATGTCCTTGCGGTCGAGCAGGTCGACGACACGTCCGCCGTCGTCCACGACCGGAAGATGGTTGATGAATACGCGGTTCATCAGGTCTAGCGCCTCGCGCCGGGAATGCGCCCGCGTCACCACCGTCGACTGCATCGCCGGCAGCACCGCAAGCGGTGCATCGAGCTGGTGTCCTGCCAGGAGAAGGCGTCGCAGGTCGCCGTCCGTGATGGTTCGCTCGAACACGCCGTCGTCGCGCACCAGCAGCAGGATGCCGATGGCGGTCTTCTCCAGGCAGGCAAGCGCTTCCTTGAGGGTCGCGGATCGTGTGATCAGCAGTTCGTTCGGTAAAATCAAGCCCTGCTCTCCTGTTGAAGAACGCGGCCGGGAACCCCGACCACCGTCGTAAATCCAGCGACATCGGAAACGACGACCGCTCCCGCACCGATGGTCGCACCTTCCCCGATCGACACCCCCGGCAACACGACCGCTCCGGCCCCGATCAAGACCCCCGGGCCAATGCGCACTGCACCACCGAGCGTAGCGTTCGGGGCGATGTGGGAAAAAGC from Azospira restricta includes these protein-coding regions:
- a CDS encoding sugar transferase, encoding MKKVFDLVFAVMLAFVLAIPMAVLALLVRLSSPGPALYWSDRVGRHNRIFRMPKFRSMRIDTPEVATHLLADARAYLTPIGSFLRRTSLDELPQLWCILTGDMSFVGPRPALFNQHDLIELRTRAGVHEIMPGLTGWAQINGRDELPIPEKVALDAEYLRRRGFWFDLCIIWQTAIKVLRRDGVSH
- a CDS encoding aminotransferase class I/II-fold pyridoxal phosphate-dependent enzyme, which translates into the protein MILPNELLITRSATLKEALACLEKTAIGILLLVRDDGVFERTITDGDLRRLLLAGHQLDAPLAVLPAMQSTVVTRAHSRREALDLMNRVFINHLPVVDDGGRVVDLLDRKDIDQQILLSTPHMGSAEREYVEEAFQTNWIAPLGPNVDAFERELASLVGIKHAAAVSSGTAAIHLGLRLLGVGPGDRVFCSTLTFAASANPIVYQGAEPVFIDSERKTWNMSPLALERAFEAARSEGWKPKAVVVVNLYGQSADMDPILEICNRFGTPMLEDAAESLGAMYKGRQSGTFGALGVYSFNGNKIITTSGGGMLVSNDGALIERARFLSTQARDPAPHYQHSEVGYNYRMSNILAGVGRGQLMVLNDRVRARRAVFETYRSELSDLPVIEWMPQPDWSYSNCWLTVATIATSSRVGSTELIRRLAGEFIEARPVWKPMHRQPVFAGRRYFTAGDESVSDLLFENGLCFPSGSNMTPQQLDRIIGVVRSILS